One part of the Terrimicrobium sacchariphilum genome encodes these proteins:
- a CDS encoding CPBP family intramembrane glutamic endopeptidase: MTAIGKIFLYLLIVILAGVLLAPPIYWGVQALADHGVLTGLAKHPFHRYFSRVTQVSALVLIVPLLFWLGIRNVRGFGLEKNPSWAKDLGFGLAVALIPVILLGVSYFFFDVYKIKKELGLGHLFRILMTAGVVATVEEFLFRGVLLGLAARAFGRIPALLGVSALFAVIHFAKPAKAMTEHVEWYSGLQQLAAVVDGLPAPHVLGFGILSLFIGGLILGIAALWTRSLWLPIGIHAGWITGQQGIQWFGKFRAKPPEEFLPWVGPNLVSGAVPTGLAPVIVLLITGGLVWLYLRHASARRVPDRA; encoded by the coding sequence GTGACCGCCATCGGAAAAATCTTCCTTTATCTCCTCATCGTCATCCTCGCGGGGGTCCTCCTGGCTCCGCCGATTTACTGGGGGGTTCAGGCCCTGGCGGATCATGGGGTACTGACCGGGCTGGCGAAGCATCCCTTTCATCGGTATTTCAGCCGCGTCACCCAGGTGTCGGCTCTGGTGCTCATCGTGCCGTTGTTGTTCTGGCTGGGAATCCGGAATGTCCGAGGGTTCGGACTTGAGAAGAATCCTTCCTGGGCGAAGGACCTTGGGTTTGGCCTCGCTGTAGCGCTCATTCCGGTAATCCTGCTCGGGGTGAGCTATTTCTTCTTCGACGTCTACAAGATCAAGAAGGAGCTCGGCCTCGGTCATCTCTTCCGCATTCTGATGACCGCCGGGGTGGTGGCGACGGTGGAGGAGTTTCTCTTCCGGGGCGTGCTGCTTGGGCTGGCGGCACGAGCCTTTGGGCGCATTCCCGCCCTGCTCGGAGTCTCGGCGCTGTTTGCCGTCATCCATTTTGCCAAACCCGCCAAGGCCATGACCGAGCACGTCGAGTGGTATAGCGGACTTCAGCAACTGGCCGCCGTGGTCGACGGCCTGCCTGCACCCCATGTCCTGGGATTTGGCATTTTGTCGCTCTTTATCGGTGGCCTCATCCTCGGAATTGCCGCCCTTTGGACGCGGTCGCTCTGGCTTCCCATCGGCATCCATGCCGGATGGATCACTGGCCAGCAGGGAATCCAGTGGTTCGGGAAATTCCGGGCCAAGCCGCCGGAGGAGTTTCTTCCCTGGGTCGGGCCCAACCTCGTGAGCGGTGCGGTGCCGACGGGACTGGCTCCCGTGATTGTCCTGTTGATTACCGGTGGGCTCGTCTGGTTGTATCTTCGCCATGCCAGTGCTCGACGCGTGCCGGATCGGGCTTGA
- the bioA gene encoding adenosylmethionine--8-amino-7-oxononanoate transaminase, producing MTPGTESLIRLDRQYLWHPFTQMKGWCDPAYEPLVLVEGDGAILRDSEGREYIDGNSSIWTNVHGHRHPAITAAMKAQLDKVAHVSFLGTTNEPAIRLAEKLVNLLPAGDYSRVFFTDNGSTAIEVAVKMTLQYWQLIGRPERNRFVAFDNAYHGDTVGAASLGGVSAFTQRFAPVHFAIERVDSTDALARLDANSIAAIIIEPMVQGAAGIRLWPEGTLRRLREWCDAHEVLLILDEVLTGFGRTGKMFACQHDGVRADFLCLAKGLTGGYVPLAATLTNESIYSAFLGEYQDLKTLFYGHSFCGNPVGCAAALASLEVFEQEETLRHLGEKITYLSELLSRVRQNAYVFEIRQCGFIAGIEVRQPDGTAFEWTSQTGARICQRAREYGLLTRPVLDTLVFMPPYCITREQMDAAFVALNQAILDICQGT from the coding sequence ATGACACCTGGTACCGAATCCCTCATCCGTCTCGATCGCCAGTATCTCTGGCATCCCTTTACCCAGATGAAAGGCTGGTGCGATCCTGCCTATGAGCCGCTGGTCCTCGTCGAGGGGGACGGCGCGATTCTCCGGGATTCCGAGGGTCGGGAGTATATCGACGGCAACTCCTCCATATGGACCAATGTCCACGGGCACCGGCATCCCGCCATCACCGCCGCGATGAAGGCCCAGCTCGACAAGGTCGCCCACGTCTCCTTCCTCGGAACCACCAACGAACCCGCCATCCGGCTGGCGGAGAAGCTGGTCAACCTGCTGCCAGCTGGCGACTACTCCCGCGTCTTTTTTACCGACAATGGATCGACTGCTATCGAAGTCGCGGTCAAGATGACCTTGCAGTACTGGCAACTGATCGGGCGACCGGAGAGGAACCGGTTCGTGGCGTTCGACAACGCCTATCACGGGGACACCGTAGGCGCGGCCAGCCTGGGAGGAGTGAGCGCATTTACGCAACGCTTTGCCCCGGTACACTTCGCCATCGAGCGGGTGGATTCCACCGATGCGCTTGCACGCCTGGATGCGAACTCGATTGCAGCGATCATCATCGAACCCATGGTTCAGGGCGCTGCCGGGATTCGGCTCTGGCCGGAGGGAACTCTGCGCCGCCTGCGGGAGTGGTGCGATGCCCATGAAGTCCTCCTGATTCTGGACGAAGTCCTCACCGGATTCGGACGAACGGGGAAAATGTTCGCATGTCAGCATGATGGCGTACGAGCGGATTTCCTCTGTCTGGCCAAAGGACTGACCGGCGGGTATGTCCCCTTGGCAGCAACTCTCACAAACGAAAGCATCTATTCTGCATTCCTTGGCGAATATCAGGATCTTAAGACCCTTTTTTACGGACATAGTTTCTGTGGAAATCCTGTGGGTTGCGCTGCCGCTCTGGCCAGCTTGGAGGTGTTCGAGCAGGAAGAAACCCTGCGCCATCTGGGGGAGAAGATCACTTACCTGAGCGAGCTCCTGTCGCGCGTACGCCAGAATGCGTACGTGTTTGAGATTCGCCAGTGTGGTTTCATCGCCGGGATAGAGGTCCGGCAACCCGATGGCACCGCTTTTGAGTGGACCAGCCAGACCGGCGCGCGCATTTGCCAGCGAGCCCGCGAGTACGGATTGCTCACCCGCCCTGTCCTCGACACCCTGGTCTTCATGCCTCCCTACTGCATCACGAGGGAGCAGATGGACGCGGCATTTGTTGCATTGAATCAGGCCATTCTGGATATCTGCCAGGGGACCTGA
- a CDS encoding HAD family hydrolase, which yields MATTSKRRLLLFDIDGTLITSGGAGEQSLKNAMQEAFGIPEDLQGINLAGATDGLISRQMLEKSNLDVTPENITALLDAYLHNLKQRMPLHKGRLLPGIIQLLEELKKHEGCVLALLTGNVARGAEIKLGHYGVWDYFEFGAFSDDSHDRNQLGNFARARALERHGEEFPPEQVYVIGDTPRDIECGRAFGGKTVAIATGNYSLEELEAHHPDFLFPDLSDTAAVVKVLTS from the coding sequence ATGGCGACGACGAGTAAACGTCGCCTCCTGCTCTTCGACATCGATGGAACCCTGATCACCTCAGGGGGAGCAGGGGAGCAGTCCCTCAAGAACGCCATGCAGGAAGCCTTTGGCATTCCTGAAGATCTGCAGGGAATCAATCTCGCGGGTGCCACGGATGGCCTGATCTCGCGTCAGATGCTCGAGAAGTCGAATCTCGACGTGACGCCGGAGAACATCACGGCCCTCCTCGATGCGTACCTGCACAATCTCAAGCAGCGCATGCCGCTGCACAAAGGCCGCCTCCTGCCGGGCATCATCCAGCTTCTGGAGGAGCTCAAGAAGCACGAGGGCTGTGTCCTGGCGCTACTCACGGGCAACGTGGCCCGCGGTGCCGAGATCAAGCTGGGCCACTACGGCGTGTGGGATTACTTTGAGTTCGGCGCATTCTCCGACGATTCGCACGATCGCAATCAACTGGGCAATTTTGCCCGCGCCCGCGCCCTGGAGCGCCATGGGGAGGAGTTCCCTCCCGAGCAGGTTTATGTGATCGGCGACACCCCGCGCGACATCGAGTGTGGCCGCGCGTTCGGGGGCAAAACGGTGGCAATTGCTACCGGTAATTACTCCCTCGAGGAGCTGGAGGCCCACCACCCCGACTTCCTTTTTCCGGATCTGTCGGACACTGCGGCTGTTGTCAAAGTCCTGACCTCCTAG
- a CDS encoding Trm112 family protein, whose protein sequence is MEKRLLEIICCPETRQPLREATPSELARARSFRAGNFEAGLIRQDEQVFYPIRNGIPLLISDEAIRLA, encoded by the coding sequence ATGGAAAAACGCCTCCTGGAAATCATCTGTTGTCCCGAAACGCGTCAGCCTCTCCGCGAGGCGACGCCTTCGGAGCTCGCGCGCGCCCGCTCTTTCAGGGCGGGCAATTTTGAAGCGGGCTTGATCCGACAGGATGAACAGGTGTTTTATCCCATTCGCAACGGCATCCCCCTGTTGATCTCCGACGAGGCCATTCGACTGGCCTGA
- the moeB gene encoding molybdopterin-synthase adenylyltransferase MoeB: MTKSILDPARLEDIEFSNDEIARYSRHLIMPEVTLEGQRKLKAARVLCIGTGGLGSPIALYLAAAGVGTLGLIDFDVVDYSNLQRQVLHGTKDVGRKKLNSARDRIKDINPNVNVVLHDVMFRAENAMEIVEQYDIVIDGTDNFPTRYLSNDVSVFLKKPNIYGSIFRFDGQATVFAPHLGGPCYRCLYPEPPPPGMVPSCAEGGVLGVLPGVVGVIQAIEAVKLIVGIGEALIGRLIHFDALKMKFREFKIRKDPKCPVCSASPTITAPIDYDQFCGIPQAQAEEDAEPPVPEITVEDLKKRLDAKEKFVLLDVREPFEWDIARIPGAKLIPLGELTSRMSELDSADEIVIHCKSGVRSAKALRQLQKAGFGKLANVEGGILAWADRVDPSVAKY; encoded by the coding sequence ATGACCAAGAGCATCCTCGATCCCGCTCGACTCGAAGACATCGAGTTCAGCAATGATGAAATCGCCCGTTACTCGCGGCATCTCATCATGCCGGAGGTGACGCTGGAGGGTCAACGGAAGCTCAAGGCCGCCCGCGTCCTGTGCATCGGCACGGGCGGGCTCGGCTCTCCCATCGCGCTTTATCTCGCTGCGGCCGGCGTCGGCACGCTCGGGCTGATCGATTTCGACGTTGTCGACTACTCGAATCTCCAGCGCCAGGTGCTCCACGGCACCAAGGATGTGGGCCGCAAGAAGCTGAACAGCGCCCGCGACCGCATCAAAGACATCAACCCCAACGTCAACGTCGTCCTGCATGACGTGATGTTTCGCGCTGAGAACGCGATGGAGATTGTCGAGCAGTACGACATCGTCATCGACGGCACGGATAATTTCCCCACGCGCTATCTTTCCAACGACGTCAGCGTCTTCCTGAAGAAGCCGAATATCTACGGCTCGATCTTCCGCTTTGACGGGCAGGCCACCGTGTTTGCCCCGCATCTCGGCGGTCCCTGCTACCGCTGCCTGTACCCCGAGCCGCCGCCACCGGGCATGGTCCCGAGCTGCGCCGAGGGTGGCGTGCTGGGCGTCCTCCCGGGCGTCGTCGGCGTGATCCAGGCCATTGAGGCCGTGAAGCTCATCGTCGGCATCGGCGAGGCGCTCATCGGTCGCCTCATCCATTTCGACGCGCTGAAGATGAAGTTCCGCGAGTTCAAGATTCGCAAGGATCCGAAGTGCCCCGTGTGCAGCGCCAGTCCGACCATCACCGCGCCGATCGACTACGATCAGTTCTGCGGTATTCCCCAGGCTCAGGCCGAGGAAGACGCCGAGCCGCCGGTGCCGGAGATCACGGTGGAGGACCTGAAGAAGCGCCTCGACGCGAAGGAGAAATTCGTCCTCCTCGACGTGCGCGAGCCCTTCGAGTGGGACATCGCCCGCATCCCGGGCGCGAAGCTCATCCCGCTGGGCGAGCTCACCTCCCGCATGAGCGAACTCGACAGCGCCGATGAGATCGTCATCCACTGCAAGAGCGGTGTGCGTAGCGCCAAGGCACTCCGCCAGCTCCAGAAGGCAGGCTTTGGCAAGCTCGCCAATGTGGAAGGCGGCATCCTCGCCTGGGCCGACCGCGTCGACCCGAGCGTCGCCAAATACTAG
- the infC gene encoding translation initiation factor IF-3, whose translation MNLKDIRVNERIRAREVRVINGVNNEQIGVMRLDEALRQARSMGLDLIEISPNAQPPVCRIVDFGKFRYDLAKQEKEKRHTAGKVKEVKFRVNIDEHDYLTKIRHAEEFLDKGNKVKIHLQFRGREMAHQELGMQVVKRVKEDLATMGHVDMEPKLVGKAIGMTLSPLPAAKRKRKFSKAGEVDVDNLPDDPEDGDDE comes from the coding sequence ATTAACTTAAAAGATATTCGAGTCAATGAACGCATTCGCGCCCGCGAAGTGCGTGTTATCAACGGAGTAAACAACGAGCAAATCGGGGTCATGCGCCTCGATGAAGCGTTGCGCCAGGCGCGCAGCATGGGGCTTGACCTGATCGAGATTTCTCCGAACGCCCAGCCGCCTGTATGTCGCATCGTCGACTTCGGCAAGTTCCGCTATGACCTCGCCAAACAGGAGAAGGAAAAGCGGCACACCGCCGGCAAGGTGAAGGAAGTCAAATTCCGGGTGAACATTGACGAGCACGACTATCTGACCAAGATCCGTCACGCCGAGGAGTTTCTCGACAAGGGGAACAAGGTGAAGATTCACCTCCAGTTCCGCGGCCGTGAGATGGCTCACCAGGAGCTCGGCATGCAGGTCGTCAAGCGCGTGAAGGAAGACCTCGCCACCATGGGCCATGTCGACATGGAACCCAAGCTGGTCGGCAAGGCCATCGGCATGACGCTCTCGCCTCTGCCCGCAGCCAAGCGCAAACGCAAGTTCAGCAAGGCTGGTGAGGTCGACGTCGACAATCTGCCCGACGATCCCGAGGATGGCGACGACGAGTAA
- the thrS gene encoding threonine--tRNA ligase has product MTELETLRHSCAHVLATAILKIWPEAQFAAGPPVENGFYYDLELPHRITPEDFARIEEEMKKEIKANNRFERIEVSREEAIAMAERGELAALGGRTEPSKFKLDIVQHIPDGEVITIYRNGQFTDLCAGPHVSHTGRIGAFKLTNLASAYYKGDERNPQLQRVYGTAFKNKTEMEAYFTMLEEAKKRDHRKIGREMELFCFDEDVGPGLPLWLPKGTVLVEELERLAKETEFAAGYQRVRTPHIARESMYKCSGHLPYYADSMFPPMEFSEEEGGDSVKYYLKAMNCPHHHKLFGAVQRSYRDLPLRLAEYGACYRYEQSGELFGLMRVRSMQMNDAHIYCTEDQFEQEFRAVNEMYLKYFKIFGIDKYVMRFSTHDPAKLGQKFVDQPELWKKTEDMVRNVLIRSGINYVEVPNEAAFYGPKIDVQVWSAIGREFTIATNQVDFAVPARFGLTYKDRDNTEKTPLCIHRAPLGTHERFIGFLIEHYAGNFPLWLAPEQVRVMTIGDEDPLVDAAKDLHAELRSLGIRAELDISSDKINGKIQRAEQAKVHTMLVIGKRDLEAGAVSVREHGKGNLGAKPRAEVVTALADAIKNRA; this is encoded by the coding sequence ATGACTGAACTCGAGACCCTGCGCCATTCGTGCGCCCACGTGCTTGCCACGGCCATTCTGAAGATCTGGCCCGAGGCTCAATTCGCCGCCGGTCCCCCGGTGGAGAACGGCTTTTATTACGACCTGGAGCTGCCCCACCGCATCACGCCCGAGGACTTCGCGCGGATCGAGGAGGAGATGAAGAAGGAGATCAAGGCGAACAACCGCTTTGAGCGCATCGAGGTTTCCCGCGAGGAGGCCATCGCCATGGCCGAGCGGGGCGAACTCGCCGCCCTCGGCGGTCGCACCGAGCCGAGCAAGTTCAAGCTCGATATCGTCCAGCACATCCCGGATGGCGAGGTCATCACGATCTACCGCAACGGCCAGTTCACCGACCTTTGCGCCGGCCCGCACGTTTCGCACACCGGGCGCATCGGGGCGTTCAAGCTGACCAATCTCGCCAGCGCCTACTACAAGGGCGATGAGCGCAATCCGCAGCTCCAGCGTGTCTACGGTACGGCCTTTAAAAACAAGACCGAGATGGAGGCTTACTTCACCATGCTGGAGGAGGCCAAAAAGCGCGACCATCGCAAGATCGGTCGCGAGATGGAGCTTTTCTGCTTTGACGAAGACGTGGGCCCCGGTCTGCCGCTCTGGCTGCCCAAGGGCACCGTGCTCGTCGAGGAGCTCGAGCGCCTCGCCAAGGAGACGGAATTCGCCGCCGGGTATCAGCGCGTGCGCACGCCGCACATTGCGCGCGAGAGCATGTACAAATGCAGCGGTCACCTGCCTTATTACGCCGACTCGATGTTTCCTCCGATGGAGTTCAGCGAGGAGGAGGGCGGGGATTCCGTAAAGTATTACCTCAAGGCGATGAACTGCCCGCACCATCACAAGCTCTTCGGAGCCGTGCAGCGCAGCTATCGCGACCTGCCCCTGCGCCTCGCGGAGTACGGCGCCTGCTATCGCTACGAGCAGAGCGGCGAGCTTTTCGGCCTCATGCGCGTGCGGTCCATGCAGATGAACGACGCGCATATCTATTGCACGGAGGACCAGTTTGAGCAGGAGTTCCGCGCGGTGAACGAGATGTACCTGAAGTACTTCAAGATTTTCGGAATCGACAAGTATGTCATGCGCTTCTCGACCCACGACCCGGCCAAGCTGGGCCAGAAGTTTGTCGACCAGCCCGAGCTTTGGAAAAAGACCGAGGACATGGTGCGCAACGTCCTCATTCGCTCCGGCATCAACTATGTCGAGGTGCCGAATGAAGCCGCCTTCTACGGTCCCAAGATCGACGTGCAGGTGTGGAGTGCCATCGGGCGCGAATTCACCATCGCCACGAACCAGGTCGACTTTGCCGTACCGGCCCGCTTTGGCCTGACCTACAAGGATCGCGACAACACGGAGAAGACTCCGCTGTGCATCCATCGCGCGCCGCTGGGCACGCATGAGCGCTTTATCGGCTTCCTTATCGAGCACTACGCGGGCAACTTCCCGCTCTGGCTCGCTCCGGAGCAGGTGCGCGTGATGACGATCGGCGACGAAGACCCTCTCGTCGATGCCGCGAAGGATCTCCACGCGGAGCTTCGCAGCCTCGGCATTCGTGCCGAGCTGGATATCTCCAGCGACAAGATCAACGGCAAAATCCAGCGCGCCGAGCAAGCCAAGGTTCATACGATGCTTGTCATCGGCAAGCGGGACCTGGAGGCCGGAGCCGTGAGCGTTCGCGAGCACGGAAAGGGCAACCTGGGTGCGAAACCTCGCGCCGAAGTCGTCACCGCGCTGGCCGACGCCATTAAGAACCGCGCCTGA
- a CDS encoding small multi-drug export protein, with product MTTTLVQDMSSCLAHGMKATLSSIFAVFSLGIVYFLAAIPTGVALKLHPATAAVAAWAGYTAIAAAMLLIGTPAREWLQRKFKISLEPNPQKVFWRVWGRFGIQGLGLLAPVTTGPYIAALIALALGTQPRKVIIWIAVGAIPWCILFAILSAAGIQFLPKPE from the coding sequence TTGACGACCACTCTTGTGCAGGATATGTCCTCCTGCCTCGCACACGGGATGAAAGCCACCCTATCCAGCATTTTCGCCGTTTTCAGTCTGGGAATCGTCTATTTCCTGGCGGCCATCCCGACCGGCGTCGCGCTCAAGCTCCACCCCGCCACTGCGGCCGTTGCCGCGTGGGCCGGATACACCGCCATTGCCGCCGCCATGCTCCTGATCGGCACCCCGGCTCGCGAGTGGCTGCAGAGGAAGTTCAAAATCTCGCTGGAACCGAATCCGCAGAAGGTCTTCTGGCGGGTCTGGGGCCGGTTCGGCATTCAGGGTTTGGGCTTGCTCGCTCCGGTCACCACTGGTCCGTACATCGCCGCCCTCATCGCTCTCGCCCTCGGGACCCAACCTCGAAAAGTGATTATCTGGATCGCCGTGGGAGCCATTCCGTGGTGCATCCTTTTTGCCATCCTCAGCGCGGCGGGAATCCAATTTCTCCCCAAGCCCGAGTAG